In Sander vitreus isolate 19-12246 chromosome 12, sanVit1, whole genome shotgun sequence, the following proteins share a genomic window:
- the tmem275a gene encoding transmembrane protein 275 — translation MVITDRNTATPVPKKEPQKKTRRKSRPHGLPSPALCCACGLCIMLAGLNITLVGAFAFSTLVPSANPPIIIGPILLLVAFSFFGACCVCSRLPPPHSSRRSKVGSRGTGLMGHGGLAGGATFEIETSEHTLQDTTAVQLSPTSSPGSSQASSPEKETPDVALPGPCNLFTMETNGPSVSATAVYSASTAAGGEVRLNLPREEVA, via the coding sequence ATGGTCATCACTGATAGAAACACCGCCACCCCTGTACCTAAAAAGGAGCCCCAGAAGAAGACGAGGAGGAAGTCTCGCCCTCATGGCCTGCCCTCTCCGGCACTCTGCTGTGCCTGTGGCCTATGCATCATGCTGGCTGGACTCAACATCACCCTGGTGGGAGCGTTTGCCTTCAGCACACTGGTGCCTTCTGCCAATCCCCCGATCATCATTGGACCTATCCTCCTGCTGGTGGCCTTTTCCTTTTTCGGGGCCTGTTGCGTTTGCAGCCGCCTCCCCCCTCCCCACAGCTCCCGGAGGTCTAAGGTGGGCAGCAGAGGTACAGGGCTGATGGGACATGGCGGGCTGGCTGGTGGGGCAACGTTTGAAATAGAGACCAGCGAGCACACACTGCAGGATACTACAGCTGTGCAGCTAAGCCCCACTTCCTCCCCTGGATCATCCCAGGCATCCAGCCCAGAAAAGGAGACTCCTGACGTGGCCCTACCAGGACCCTGCAATCTTTTCACCATGGAGACCAACGGCCCTTCTGTTTCCGCCACCGCAGTCTACTCAGCCTCCACAGCAGCAGGAGGGGAGGTGAGGCTCAACCTGCCACGTGAAGAAGTCGCCTAG